The Rhodamnia argentea isolate NSW1041297 chromosome 10, ASM2092103v1, whole genome shotgun sequence sequence TTCAAGGAGTCCAAGTTGAATGGGTCAAAGGAAGTTGACTTTCGTGTATATCTCACCCTACAAATTCGATATAAGACAAAACTAGTTATCCTTCCGCAACATGGACTCTTACACCAAATCAGAAACTTTAGTTTCCGTAGCACGCCATCGGATGTTCACAATATTCCAACATCCGCAACTTTCCTTTACTGAGTCAGCTTCCATATAATTAATCTCGGATCGGGTTTCGTTGATGAATTCATattcgagacataatttaacaaaTGAACTTCGGTCCATCGGTGACCAAAATTTGAAAGTCAAGAAGTCTCATGATACGAATTATGAAAAGATTTTTTCCAACAATGTTCATTTTataaattgtttattttattttacatgttcatCTTTTACGGATTGTTGTTATCGAAAGATGAGATATgttcatttttgttgttgtgctTACTAAAATTTCGCTTaactaaatataaataaaaaaagaacaaattgcaATTGGTAGGTTCCCAAATACTCTGAAACTTGTAACAAAGTATGTTTCGGGTTCAAAGGTATGAatgataggttttaggttccgaaAAACGAGGAACTGGAATAAGTTTTAAGTTCTAGGTGGAACCCGCAAGGAATCTGGAATCGCTTACCTTTAGAAGTCACTATGAATATCTATCATTCTTCTTGTAAAAATTCACTAGTCAAAGCAAAATTCATCCCTAATTGGGTTACGTAAGTAATTGATTcctattggacaaaaaaaaaaaaagagtaattgaTTCCTAATATGCTGAGATGAGCGCTCATAAATCTAACCAAACCaacaataacaaaataaagtctCCTTTAGATGGTGTTGACCGCGATTGTGCTCTAATATTTTGTGGGGAAGAAACTGCATATGGTGGCATACATGCATATTCACAGCTAAACTTGATTCAGAACATTCAAATGATAATTTCGTTGACATGAGGCGTCACTTTTCCCAATCGGGTTTCAACTTCAACTTCTCAAATCCAAAAGgaggtaaaataataataacaataataatagtgACAATGATAATAAgtcaaatttatcacaaatttcaagaaaataaaaggccACAAATTCAAGTTTACCTTTGAGCTTCCCCGGAAGAATTTGCTTTGTTCTTGAAGAATCCAAAAAAAGCGGCAAAGACATAattaaaagccaaaacaaaagcACTTTCCTATTTTTTACAGATGAAATCCCAAAACAATCTTcttcccccctcccctccctttttttccttcatgcTACTAACAGGGGTAAGTAAAAGAATCGAACCAAATTGACCAATTTTAGACCAATTCCCGAGTTTTGGGCGATTTTCGATTCCTAAAATGTGGAGCCATTGAATATCGATATGATTCTCGATTTCAGATGAACCATCCTGactgaatcattttttttttaattcttattattcaaaattttcatgacCTTAATTCTCGCTCTTTTCTCGCTCGGGCTCAATCACGCTCGCCGCGCATGCCTCTCACTCTTACTTCTCTCGGTCTCAGCAACGCAGTATTCATGGCTCCCTTGTGGCTCAACACCTTTCGTTCATTATAGCTTTGTTCGTGAAGATAATAATTATGTTTAGCTTATCACGAATTTGTTCTATTAACATCACTAATATAGTAGTTTAGGTAATGCAACAATACTTGTTGTAGAAAAGGTGTGTattggagaagatggagaaataaGAACAAGAATATTTGAGGCGTGCGAGCACTGTCCTTGAGGATAATTTCACCCTTCGGAGTACGTAACTCGGTATATAAGGCTCTAGCGACTATCTTTCGCTGCAACGGATCTTTCTCGGTATTCCGCACAAAATAACAGAGAAAACACGAACGGCAATGTTAACGTAAAAGGCAGCtaataaagagagagaagatattTAAAgatctcttgtttttttttttttttgtatatttttgttgtaaaaggaaaatctttttatAAGCAAGTAACGAAGGaagttaaaaagaaatcaatcaaattatagCGGTTACAGAAAatgtcaatcaaatcaaagtgATTATAGATTGATTGCGTTGATTGGGTCAAATTAATGCTAATGCCGTTACAGATTGATTGCATCAATAACGTAAAAACcgttgaaatatccaacaatccccacatatttcaaaaggtttttttttaaaagaaaacactAGGCTAAACTCAATGAATGTAATGCATCGGAACTGGTATTTGTTAGGCTATAAATCAGActtagaaagaatgaaatataattcaTGAAATCATTGGTGGAGTTtgaaacttctatgaaccaaGAATTTGGTTGTGAATTACAATTTTCACCAATCACATTGCACCCTTACAATTTTGTCGTTCAATGTGGTTTTGCGCTAATAGGCTATGCACTTGCCTGGTTTATTCTTTAGTGCTCTacagattttcaaaaaaatttctcatagGAGCGGCCCCACTCCACACTTATATAGGTGATTCCATTAAGTGTATTCTGCAGTTAAATACATCACCAATAATGGCTATGGAATTCATTAAGAGCTTAGTTCAACCTCTTTTTCTTTGCAATCTTGCACTATTCTCACCTTAGGAATGATATAAATTTAATAATGCATCACCATATCACCACGTGACTTGTTATTACCCGTATGAACCTAATTCATGGGGTCACCAATCACATAGATTGAGTTACTATCattattgattttcttcaactggCTTAAGTCCCATTCCCCTCGATGTatccaaaatcaattttctccCCATGGGTTTACTCATAGGATCAGCCAAATTCACTTCTTACTTTACATAATCAATGgacataatttcatttttaagtgGCTGCTTTACCACATCATGTCTCAACCGAATGTGCCTATTTTTACCATTGAAATTGTTATTCTTTGCAATGGCTATTGCTGATTGGCAGTCACAGTGCATAAACATAGAAGGTGTCGGTTTCATTCCCAATGGAATATCCGCTAAGAGATTTCTTAACCAATTGGCCTCATTGCCAGGCGGTTCTAAAGCTACAAACTCTGACTCCATGGTGGATTTAGCAAATATTGTTTGCTTGGCTGATTTTCAAGTTATAGCTCCTTCACCAAGGGTGATACATATCCACTCATGGATTTTGTCTCATATGAATCTGAAATCCAGTTCGCATTATCAGATCCTTTTAATATAGCAGGAAATCTGCTATATAATATACCTTAGTTTGTAGCTCCTTTAAGATATTTCATTACTCTGCTCAAGGCAGTCTAATGGTCTCGAATGGGATTTTATGTGTATCAACTCGGTCTACACACGGATAAGCTATATCAAGTTGAGTCTAGGTCATCACATGCATCGGACTCCCAATAATCTAAGCATACTCAGACCGAGCCACACtatctcctttattttttactaattgagtatTAGCATCATAAGGAGTGCCCATAGCTGTGGCATCAAAGTGTCCACATTTTTTAAGTAGCCTCTCCACATATGCTCTTGAGTAAGCATTAGGCCACCATCACTTTTTATGATTTTGACACACAATAACATTCGCTTCTCCCAAgtccttcatttcaaatttaGAAGTTAATATACACTATGTTTCATCCACAACATCAATGCATGTACCAAAAACAAGTATGTCGTCGACATATAAGATAATAATTATAGAGTCACCCTCAACAGTTTTTGTGTACACACACTTATCAACTCCAATAGAGGAAAATCCATTATTAACTAGAGCTTGATCAAATTTCTCATGCCATTACTTTGGTGCTTGCTTTAATCCATATAAAGATTAAGGAGTTTACAAACTTGATTTTCTTGACCAGGAATAAAACAGCCCTTAAGCTGAACAatgtaaatttcttcttctaattcaCTATTTATAAAAGCTGTcttaacatccatttggtgaaTAATAAGTTTGTAAATAAAGGCTAAAGCAATCAAAACACGAATAGAGGAAATTCAAGTTATTAGAGTAAAGGTATCAAAGTAATCGACATCCTATTTTTGAGTAAAACCTTTTGCGACCAATCTTGCTTTATATCTATCAATAGAACCATCAGAATtaaatttccttttaaaaatcCATTTACAACCAATTGATTTTGCACCTGGTGGTaagtcaaccaattcccaagttttattttgtaaaataaaagcaatctcAATTTTTATTGCTTCTTTCCAAAAACCGCTTTCTCTAAAAGATATTGCTTCATAATAACTTAAATTAGGACAATAACTCCTTCATAATTCATAAAACGTTTTACCAGTTTTCTTATAAGGAATTCTATTTTGGATGTGTCAAGCGGATAAAATATCTTCTTCTCATAGATTATTAGGAGCTTTAGAGCTGACAAGCATAGAATCCATCATTTCTTTTAATGTcatgtttttcctttcaactaCACAATTTGATTCTGGAGAATACGGAGGGGGTGGTTTCATGAATTATCCATTCTTTTTTCATAGAAATCATTAAGTAAGACATATTCACCACTTCTATCATATCTaactctttttatctttttattcaaTTGCTTTTCTACCTCAGTCTTACATTAAAAGAAACATATCAAAAGCTTCATCTTTATGCCTAAGCAAATAAACTctagaaaatctaaaaaaatcatcaataaaagtcaTATAATATTGTTTATCTCCTCTAGTCATTGTTTGTTTTAAATCACCTAAATCAGTGTGAATTAAGCTTAACAACTCAGATTCTCTATCCATAGAAATACAGGGCTCTTTAGTTAATTTTGTTTCAGCACATACTATCCATTTATTAAAACATGTGTCTTTAATCCCATAAATTAAACTTTATTTTTGCATTTCCTAATATAAGGAATACTAACATGTCCTAATCTATCTTGCCATAAATCAATAGATTCAACCAAGTAAGCAGAAGAAGTAGAATTTTCATTGATAACATTGGAAACATTAAGAATAAAAAGACCCTGATTACAATAACCTTTTCCTacaaatacattattttttgccATTACAATCTTGTCAGATTTGAATGACACCTTCACCCCAACCTTTCCCAAAAGAGCTACAGAAATCAGGTTTGCCCTTATATTAGGGATACCCAATATGTCGTTCAGAGCCAAGGTCTTGCCAAATGTGAGTTCGAGAAGAACTTTCCCTTTGCCAAGAACTTGAGTAGTTCTTGAATCGCCGAGATAAATAACCTCATCTCATTCTCCTATTGGAGTATTGGAGGAAAACACATGTTTGTTTGCACAAATATGCCTGGTAGCACCTGAGTTTACCACCCTATTCTTTTACATTGGTCACAATGTTGGCTTGGGAAATGACCGCAACAATTATCTCATTAGAGTTATTTGCTTCTACCAGATTGGCTTTTGGTTTAGCATGGTTGTCATTTCCCAGTATTCTTTTCTACACTACGTTGCACGATGATCTTATTTACCACAAACAAAACAAGATCCTTTCTTTTTGAAGATGGGGTGAGCAACTTTGGGTTTGTAATCAGATCTTTTGTTATTAAACTTGTTTTGGCGAAGTTGAGGTTTACCTTGCACAAAATTTGCCCTGGTAGCAATCTCCTTAGCCTTAAAAGCCTTGATCTCCTCACGTGTTGTATCTTTAATGACGATATACACAACCAGATCTTTTAGTGACTTGTCTTTGTGCTTGAGTTGTTGCTTATAGTCATTCCAAGATTCTACCAGCTTTTCAATTAGCACTCCCGCAATAAATTCTTCTTGTAAATTAATGTTTTTTGCCTTCAGGTCCTCCACCAACTTATGATACTCATTGATTTGCGTTTGATCACCTTATCATCATACATTTCCCACCGATAATAATTTCCGATCATGAACTTCTGTCTGCCCACGTCTTCGGTAGTGTGCTTTACAGTCATGGAGTCCCATATTTGTTTCCCTTCTTTGTACAGGCAGTAGACATCAAACAATTCATTAGAAAGCACACTAATAATTGTGTGCCTATATACCTTGTTGGCATATATCCATCGTTCTTGCAAATTATTATCGGTTGGTTCGGGCTCCATCAGTGCAAAAGCAACTCCATGAATGTCTAGGATAGAGAAAACTCTTTCTTGCCATCTTTTGAAGATGCTGCCAATGAAAACCTCAATCTTCAATATGTCCAGAAATGGTCTGGCATAGGACATATGTGGTAGTGATGGCAGCGCAACTGGATCATCAATGGATTTGATAGCAGCGTCAGTGGTTTCGATACTaggttcaatttgagaagtcaTAGTTTTATCCTCAAGATTGTTGTAGTAAAGATGTGTATCGGAGAAGATGgaaaaacaagaacaagaatATCCGAGGCGTGCGAGCACTGTCCTTGAGGATAATTTTGCCTCCTGGAGTACGTAACTCGGTGCATACGGCTCTAGCGACtatcctcccaagatacaacagatCTTCCTCAGTATTTCGCACGGAATAACAGAGGGAACAGAAACAACAGCGTTAACAAACCCAGCtcataaagaaagagaagataatTAAAGatctcttattttctttttcttattttgcatatttttgttgtaaaaggaaaatctttaTATAAGCAAGTACCGAAggacgttaaaaaaaaaaaatcaatcaaatcatagCGGTTACAGAAGATATTAATCAAATCAAAGCGGTTACAAATTGAtctaagatatcaatcaaaTTAAAGCGGTTACTGATTGATTGCGTTGACTGTGTCAAATTAATGCTAAAGCCATTACTGATTGATTGCATCAATAACATAAAAACCGTTGAAATATCCAATACTACTTGCAGTCTTGcaaggaaaaggaaggaaaaaaagagagatacgATCGATTCCTGGATCTAGACCGGTCGGTCCGGTTCGGATGGTTAAACTGGGAATTGACGCTCCTGATCCGATCCAATTTCAGTGGGAATATTGTCTGACCCCGAATCCGATCTCCCACAGCTACTAGTACTCGTTAACATGGCTTGCGGTGCTATCCTCGAGCCGATTCATGGTCCAAGCATCGATGGATCGCGTCATGCCCACGTTAGCCCAAGACTCGTGCCTTCAGTGTACtagaagagtaaaaaaaaaacagcaatacatttttttttctggccaaaaaaatatgtcatttgTTGATCGACCTTTGCAAACTTTTACAATCAAATACTTGCAAATTCCTTCCATTTTTCGTCAATATATTTGATaacagaagaaaatatttttatattattgtcAAATGATGGGACGACTATCCATAAATTCAATcctattaaatttgtatttcgCTAATAGGCATCTCTAGAAGGGCCGCCACTTAGGGCGCAAATGTCATTCATTCTCTTTTCGAGCTCTATTTCTATTCCTTGGACGAGCTTCTATGCAGAGAcacgcatttgataacgacacaaaatttctatttctggaacagaaattcgtttaataatagcataaaatttctacggttgtCGGTCGCCAGGTGGATGGAGAGTGGCGAAGGAAGAACATGAGCGGGAACAGAAGATTAGCGACGGGCGACCGGCGGATGGTGAACGGCGACCGATGGCCGGTGGATGGTGAATGGCGGTCGGCGGCGGTGACTCAAGAGAGAGAGGCGACCGATGGCCAACGGATGATGAGAGAGAGCGAATGAGCAATGAGAAGagttttatttatatttctgttccataaataaaaaaaaagtacatttctatctcttatttttgttccaaacctatttatgGGCTAGAAATTTAtcctgaaaatagaaaaatgaaattgcgttaccaaacggagTTCTGTTTCAAATATGCTCGTCGgaacagaaaatagaaaaaccagGAAATAAAACTGATGTCACGTGCGTCCTTATTGTGCCATATGTCGATTTATAATTTGTCCTAGCACCACTAGCATAAGgctcatatttcttttttcagacTTTAGTTTATGTTTTTAACATCAAATCACTTCATTCTATCAGATTAAAGTGAAAGAAGAGTTAGCATGATAAAGGAGGGTGGCCAAAAcaaggatatatatatatatatatatatatatatatatatatatatatatatatatatatatatatatgagttcAGTAACCAAATTACTTCACCTTTCTTATTAATTCCTAAAAAACGTCTTCCTATACAAGTACATATTTTTAGttaacttgttttctttttattaactAAACTATAGGCAAATCATTGTGTTCTGTTATTGCATCTATGATAATTTGACGATTTCGTAGTCATTTTTCATAGAAGTACTTCGATTCCATCGTCCGGTGACttgaaaatgttaaaatttatcTTATGCAATTGacgtaattaaattttttatgtgaagtATTGAAACTTACGAATCTAACAAGAGTGCATAGTATGAGAGGACATGTGAAATGTTTTTCACCTATGATCATataaaatttgataaaaaaaaaaatacattcgatattacacaaaaattaatattatgaTACAACGTTTTCGCTAAAATGGGTATTATACAGAAAATTGAATTGTCCGTTGCGACAACACGCATGCCAtttctattttatcttttttgtcaCGATCAAGATATAGCTCATGGACCTCAAAAGAGTACAGTGATGAATggatacatatacatatactgATATACATATATAAGACAATATGAATAGTGCTTGAACTAGAAATTACATTTGCTCGAGCTGTGTGAGAATTAGAGATGCTCACATCACAAGTCTCCGTACTCGCGAGATTTACGGAAAGCAATAATTTCAAACTAGTTAATAAATTTAGAAGGCCGTTATATATGCCTCGCCACTGGCCACCGCACATACCGTGGCGCCGCCGATTCCTCGGCGAGGTCCGAGTTTGGCCCGGTTCGGGTTTTTCTACTCGGGAATCGGTCATACGGGACTCCATTAGTGAAGCTTCTACGGGACCCGCCCGATCAACGTTCGAAATGGAACGCCGGTATCAAATCCCAACTGCTACCATTTTCCCTATCACCCCCAAATTTGCACACTGCTCGAGTCAAAGTCAACGCTACAAAACGACAGCGTACCTCCGCCTTTCGCAACCACTCCCACTCGCGGACCAGACAAAGACCAGAGTGGGGTGGGAGGGGAGGGAGCTTTGCTTGTCTTAGTGATTTGTCCAGCATAATCACCGCGAGATCCGGCGGCATTAAAACCCGAACATAAGCCCGAAAGATCCCCCCCCACCTCGCCCTCGGCCCGACCGATTTTGGACTGTTTCgttctgtctgtctctctctcgcgctctcGCTCTTCTTCTGGTTTCGGCCGTCGCTGTTTGAATCGGGTTGCGCGCGCGGTGAGCGCCACGCGCTTCCCTTCTCCTTCCCGAGCCTCAAATGTCGCTCCGGTTAGATCCGCATTCGAGGGCTTCGTGAAGTCGAAGGTGAGTTCCTTCCGGTTCGGCTCGGGTTTTTGACGTTCTCTTTGTCCGGTGGAATTGCGGGGTTGCACTCGTGCGAATTCACTTGCTTCGGTCGGTAATCTGTGCCCGCCTCTTGGGGTTGTCGGAAATTTGCTTGTGCAGAGATTGGTGAGCGAGACTCTGTCTGGTTGACTTGAAAAATTGACGGAAAATGTCTGAGGGGCGCGAAAATTCTGAGCTTTTTACTCGCCTGCTGCGGGGATTTTTGGCTATCACGTCAGATATTGGATTTTTGTCCCaataaatttccctttttttttccgccccttttcttgattttcctggatgaaaggagaaaataattcattattttctgtTCCTTAATTTTGCCGTTCCGCGTCAATTTTGCTGTCGGCAAGATTCGTGTTTATGGCTCTTACCGAGAGCTGGTATGTGCTCCTGGGACTGTTGTAATCTGTAGGCGTTCAGTGTTCACTGCATTTTTGTCTCGATTTTGAGTGATTGTATATGGCTAAATAATCTTAATACTATGTGTGGATGAATTTGGGGGTTTAACTAATGGTCGGGGTAGTTGTCTAATTTTAGTTAGTTTTACATCATTGCCAGGGATGGAGGTTCTTTGATTCTGCATTTGTTGGAAATCGGGTTATCTTATCGAGTGGGGGCCGATGGGTGGCCAGAGGCGGAATGACTCTTGGTTTAGTAGTTTGTGGCGGGCGTCGAGGAGCAAGATAACAGAGCCTGAGAAGGCAGTTGTTGGAATATTGGCTTTTGAGGTTGTGAGCATGATGTTGAAGGTGGTCAAATTATGGCATTCTTTGACTGATAGAGAGTTTCGCAGGTTGAAAGAGGAGGTTCAGTGCTTGACTGGGCTTAGACACCTTGTATCGGAAGACGAAGATTACCTCATGGATCTTGCTTTGAGCGAGATGATGGATGATTTGGTGTATGTAGCGAGGGCAGTGGTCAGGCTGGGGAGGCGATGCACCAATCCTGTGCTTCATCGGCTTGAGCTTTTCCTCAATGATCCTGTACAATACGAACTTGAATGGTCTGGTTGGCAATATAAGTCGAAAAAGATGGACAAGAAAGTGAAGAAGATGGAAGGGTTTGTGGGGATAATGCTGCAGTTCGCACAAGAGCAAGATGTGCTGGTAGAGCTTGAACAAGCTCTTGGGAGAATGCGTGCCAACACAGAGACTGATCAGGTGAAGCTACTTGAGTTTCAGCAGAAGGTAATGTGGCAGCGTCAGGAAGTGAAAAATCTGCAGGAACTGTCTCCTTGGACCAAAACTTATGATTACCTAGTCCGGCTTCTAGCAAAGTCACTTTTCACATTGATAGAGAGGATTAAGAATGTATTTGGGAATGGTCAAGTGTCTTCTGCTGAGGGGAGTGATTATAATGGGGTGAATTCTACTAGTGTTTCCCGGACACAGTCATTTTCTGCTATAATGCACTCTCCAGTCTATCCATCTGAGGATAATCTATGTGGGTTCTACTCAGGGCCGCTTGGGATGTCTTCATCAAAGTCAGTACTGACATCTGCTAGCAAGAAGAAATATCTAGCTCATCATCGGTCTGGATCTATTCAGGTAAATTTCTTGCattcaaaatctaaaaaattggcTCCTGTTGGACCTTTCAAAGGATGCATGAATGGTGGAAGCAATTCGCCGGTTATCGAAAGGCATCGAGTGGCATTTGGAGGCTCCATGAGAGTAAGTGGTGCCTGCAAAGATGATATTGAGAAGATGGGTTGTTCTGATAGGCATTTTCAGCCTCAAAACAACAGAGTTTATCTAAAACTTAGCCTTCTCTATTCAAAGAGCGGGTCAATCTCTGCCCCACCATGTTCTCTTGGAGATGCTGCTTTAGCTTTCCACTATGCAAGAGTGATAATACTCATTGAGAAGCTTGCTTCTGCACCACACTTGATTAGCCTTGACGCAAGACATGACTTGTACAGTATGTTATCTAATTCCTTAAGAACAGTCCTGAGGGCCAGGCTGAGGTCTTATGCTAGAAGTTTGGCTTCATCGATCTATGATGCTTCCCTGGCGGCTCAATGGAATTCATCTGTCACGCAGATGTTGGAATGGCTGGCTCCTCTTGCTCATAACACGATTAAGTGGCAGTCTGAACGAAATATTGAGAAGCAGCATGAGGTCTCTGGAACAAATGTACATCTAGTACAGACTCTTTTCTTTGCCAATCAAGCAAAAACTGAAACTGCTATTGTTGAGCTGCTCGTCGGTCTCAACTATCTTTCCAGAATCAGTGGAGAAATGAAAGGAAGGTCTTTGGCCAGCTTCACTAGTCAGAGAGCTTCCAATGATTACTTAGTTCAAATGAATGAGATGGCTCTCCACGTAATTTAGCTCTTGATTTAACTAACAGACGAGCTAGATTGAGTGTATACCTCTTTGGTAGGTTTACTGGTGTACATCCAAAGTTTCTGTTGCCATCATGGAGAGAGGATTTAGACAAACAAGGAGCCATCTAGCTGTGCATCTCATGAACTGTCTTTCTTGTGTTGGGCCGAGGTTTTCAATCTGGGTTTGCAGCTTTGGGATACCAAAGCAATTAATCTGACCGTGGAGGTGCTTCTTCGAGTCTGAAAAACTGATTTTTCTCTTGATTGGTTGAGGTTGTGGCCTGAAATGGTCTTAGGACGCCAGAATCCGTTTTATTTGTGAGCCGACAACTTCAGGTTTAATGATGTGAAATGTGAGTAATCGCATTCAGTACCATCAAATCGAAGTGCTTGCTGCGCGGCTTGGATCCTGGTGGAAGCCATTCTGTATCTCTCTTATAGAATGCGAAAAATGGTTCTGGATAGAAGGACGTAGGAGTTATGACTAGAATGCAAGCATAGCTTGCGGGTCGTGCTTTGGTATATAGTTTTCGGGTTACTTGCAACTGTAACTTGGTTCTCATCCCTGTAAAGCAGTTTTCGATAGTTGGCTTGTTTATCTTGTCCATTCGTCTTGTGCCGGTAGTTATTCGGATGATTTCCCTTTAGTTGGGGGGTGGAGATTGGTAGTTGCAGGGGTGATGCATGAAAATATTCTCTAACCATGTGGTAATCTGCAAAGCTCATTCTATACTTCTCTTGCAAAAGGTGGTTCTTTTAATCGTCTGAGTTTTATGCGACAATGGCGATTATGACATGTTTAAGGATCCTTCTGCGATGGACATGTTGTCCGGCAACAGCGCGCTCATGAGAGAATCTGACGTTGTATGTTGAATGCAGGAACTCTTCACCATCGGGACGGCTGTCATTTAACACGTCTATTTTGGCATCTGGAGAATGTTTTTGATCCTCAGTTCGTTCGTCGTCGTTTGTGTTGTCGAAAGTGAAGTTCAAAGTATCCTCATAGCGGCTAGGTCGGGCTTGACCGATCGATGTGATCCGAGGTTACTGTGAGCTTAATTCTATAAGCGGGCAGAATACccaaaaatggaagaaaccacAAGGTGGACACGCAACTTCTACCATTAACTCGCATATTCTCTAGCTCAAGGATTGAGAGTTTGGCAtatcatgcttttttttttttttttttttttttggtccaaattggCATATCATGCTTGAGATCCCAGTAAGTCCGCAAAATTTCAGGGTCTAtctgaatgaattttcaaacaaTGGAAACTTTCAAGACACACAAAGTATTTGACGGCGTAGATTTACATATATGGTTTGCAcaatgtttttgaaatttgtgtaGTTCTGATTTTgacgagaaaataaaaatgtaattcTTACTATTGCCGAATCATCAACAAAGGCTTTGACACTGTAAATTCTGCCATCATCCTGCTTGTTTTAGTTTCTTAGATCCTAAGATTTTGAAGTATCCTCCGAAACCggttcaatttttgaaattattgtgtaCCCATTAAGTTTTAACGGATTTTTGAGGCTCTTACTTAGATTATTGAAACTAGTGAACATAAAAGTcttaaaacatataaaaaaagtgAGCGATTGAATTTTAATACTTTAAAAAGGtataatcaagttctaaaacttattatatttatataatcTAAGGCCCCCTTTCTTTCCATGAAAATCAACTTTCGGGAAATCTGAatgttcgtgaaaaataaatgagtcaaagaaaatatattctATCCATGGAAATACatattcaaaagtgaggaaaatatttaaaaaatgatttcttgttttt is a genomic window containing:
- the LOC115735131 gene encoding protein PSK SIMULATOR 1-like — protein: MGGQRRNDSWFSSLWRASRSKITEPEKAVVGILAFEVVSMMLKVVKLWHSLTDREFRRLKEEVQCLTGLRHLVSEDEDYLMDLALSEMMDDLVYVARAVVRLGRRCTNPVLHRLELFLNDPVQYELEWSGWQYKSKKMDKKVKKMEGFVGIMLQFAQEQDVLVELEQALGRMRANTETDQVKLLEFQQKVMWQRQEVKNLQELSPWTKTYDYLVRLLAKSLFTLIERIKNVFGNGQVSSAEGSDYNGVNSTSVSRTQSFSAIMHSPVYPSEDNLCGFYSGPLGMSSSKSVLTSASKKKYLAHHRSGSIQVNFLHSKSKKLAPVGPFKGCMNGGSNSPVIERHRVAFGGSMRVSGACKDDIEKMGCSDRHFQPQNNRVYLKLSLLYSKSGSISAPPCSLGDAALAFHYARVIILIEKLASAPHLISLDARHDLYSMLSNSLRTVLRARLRSYARSLASSIYDASLAAQWNSSVTQMLEWLAPLAHNTIKWQSERNIEKQHEVSGTNVHLVQTLFFANQAKTETAIVELLVGLNYLSRISGEMKGRSLASFTSQRASNDYLVQMNEMALHVI